A DNA window from Phycisphaerae bacterium contains the following coding sequences:
- a CDS encoding lipocalin family protein → MMRSIFQLKMALVLGCMMTGGCGMSFPPLAVVDYVDPVRYAGKWYEIARYPNTFERGCVGVTAEYTIRDDGKITVLNACRQGDLDGSVRSQEGIARIVDEETNAKLRVSFFFLFEGDYWIIALDENYEWAVVGEPSRNFLWILSRTPQLDEQILADIYDMLPDKNYDPSRLILVEQPTE, encoded by the coding sequence ATGATGCGAAGCATTTTTCAATTGAAGATGGCGTTGGTTCTCGGGTGCATGATGACAGGGGGCTGCGGAATGTCGTTCCCTCCGCTGGCCGTGGTCGATTACGTCGACCCCGTGAGGTATGCGGGCAAGTGGTACGAGATTGCCCGTTATCCGAACACGTTCGAGCGCGGCTGCGTGGGTGTGACGGCCGAGTACACCATTCGCGATGACGGGAAGATCACGGTTCTTAACGCGTGCCGGCAGGGTGACCTGGACGGATCGGTCCGCAGCCAAGAGGGCATTGCCCGCATCGTGGACGAAGAGACCAACGCCAAACTCCGCGTGAGCTTCTTTTTCCTTTTCGAGGGCGACTACTGGATCATCGCCCTGGACGAGAATTACGAGTGGGCGGTCGTGGGCGAGCCGAGCCGAAACTTCCTTTGGATTCTCAGCCGCACGCCGCAGTTGGACGAGCAGATTCTCGCCGACATTTACGACATGCTTCCCGACAAGAATTACGATCCGTCGCGGCTGATACTTGTCGAGCAGC